In Nocardia sp. NBC_00403, one DNA window encodes the following:
- a CDS encoding NAD(P)/FAD-dependent oxidoreductase — MTENIDVVVIGGGYAGVMAANRLTQRDDVTVTLINPRPSFVERIRLHQLVGGSDDAVVDYSEVLAEGIRLVVDTVTRIDAAERSVTLATGGTVDYDYLIYAVGSGSADPSVPGAAEFAYPIASLEEAQRLRPVLDAAPATAVVTVVGSGPTGIETAAELAEQGRTVTLVCGNVVGPYLHPRGRRSVVKRLAELGVTMLEGPDAKVTGVTRDVVRLSGGHTLRSNVTIWTAGFGVPDLAGRSGLSTDALGRLLTDETLTSVDDVRIVAAGDSAAPSDLPFRMSCQAATRIGAHAADTVLSRIADEQPAPINLGFFGQCISLGRRAGIFQFASKDDTAIKFYLGGGPGAKLKEFVCKHTVKHLADEARKPGSLTWVKDDKRRELLQAERGAAPATTERAA; from the coding sequence ATGACCGAGAACATCGATGTGGTCGTGATCGGCGGAGGATACGCCGGCGTCATGGCGGCCAACCGCCTCACGCAGCGCGACGACGTGACGGTGACCCTGATCAACCCGCGCCCGAGTTTCGTCGAGCGGATCCGCCTGCACCAACTGGTGGGCGGGTCCGACGACGCGGTCGTCGACTACAGCGAAGTCCTGGCCGAGGGCATCCGGCTGGTCGTCGACACCGTGACACGGATCGACGCGGCCGAGCGCAGCGTGACATTGGCAACCGGCGGCACGGTCGACTACGACTACCTGATTTACGCGGTGGGCAGCGGCAGCGCCGACCCCAGCGTGCCCGGAGCGGCGGAGTTCGCCTACCCGATCGCCAGTCTGGAGGAGGCGCAGCGGCTGCGGCCGGTCCTCGACGCCGCGCCCGCCACGGCCGTAGTGACAGTTGTCGGATCCGGCCCGACCGGCATCGAGACCGCCGCCGAGCTGGCGGAGCAGGGCCGCACCGTGACCCTGGTCTGCGGCAACGTAGTCGGACCGTACCTGCATCCGCGGGGTCGACGCTCGGTTGTCAAGCGGCTGGCCGAACTCGGGGTGACGATGCTCGAAGGCCCCGACGCGAAGGTGACCGGTGTGACCCGCGATGTCGTGCGGCTCAGCGGTGGCCACACACTGCGAAGCAACGTGACCATTTGGACCGCTGGATTCGGCGTGCCTGACCTGGCCGGCCGCAGCGGGCTGAGCACCGACGCCTTGGGTCGCCTGCTCACCGACGAGACATTGACCAGTGTGGATGATGTGCGCATCGTCGCGGCCGGGGATTCGGCGGCTCCGTCGGACTTGCCGTTCCGGATGAGCTGCCAGGCCGCAACGAGGATCGGCGCACATGCCGCCGACACGGTGCTCAGCCGGATCGCGGATGAGCAACCGGCGCCCATCAACCTGGGTTTCTTCGGCCAGTGCATCAGCCTGGGTCGGCGCGCCGGCATCTTCCAGTTCGCCTCCAAAGATGACACCGCGATCAAGTTCTACCTCGGTGGCGGACCAGGCGCGAAGCTCAAGGAGTTCGTGTGCAAGCACACCGTCAAACATCTGGCGGACGAGGCGCGCAAGCCCGGCTCGCTGACGTGGGTCAAGGATGACAAACGCCGGGAACTGTTGCAGGCCGAACGCGGCGCGGCACCGGCCACCACTGAACGGGCGGCCTAG